From one Lentimicrobium sp. L6 genomic stretch:
- the pyrF gene encoding orotidine-5'-phosphate decarboxylase, with protein sequence MNRKELYQLILKKKSFLCIGLDTDMSRIPEHLLKTADPIFEFNKQIIDATHDLAVAYKPNIAFYEAMGSKGWISLEKTIKYLNTFGDQLFTIADAKRGDIGNTSKKYAEAFFVELGFDSITVAPYMGEDSISPFLNYPDKWAIVLALTSNQGAFDFQFTESVYEKNRLFEGVLKAVRKWGTEDNLMFVVGATKAEMLKQIRDIVPHHFLLVPGVGAQGGSLHEVAEHGFNSHVGLLVNSSRGIIYAGHGKDFANKARTEAKKLQREMEEILARKL encoded by the coding sequence ATGAATCGAAAAGAATTATATCAACTCATACTCAAGAAGAAATCATTTTTATGTATTGGTTTGGATACCGATATGAGCCGAATTCCAGAGCATCTGCTCAAAACAGCAGATCCTATTTTCGAATTCAATAAACAAATCATTGATGCTACTCATGATTTAGCAGTGGCCTACAAGCCCAATATTGCTTTCTACGAAGCCATGGGATCTAAAGGTTGGATCAGCTTAGAAAAGACCATTAAATACTTAAATACTTTTGGTGATCAATTATTCACTATTGCTGATGCAAAAAGAGGCGACATTGGAAATACCAGCAAAAAATATGCAGAGGCCTTTTTTGTAGAATTGGGTTTCGATTCTATAACTGTAGCTCCCTATATGGGCGAAGACAGCATCTCCCCCTTCTTGAACTATCCTGACAAGTGGGCCATTGTCTTGGCCTTAACTTCTAATCAGGGTGCTTTTGACTTTCAATTCACAGAATCCGTTTATGAAAAGAACAGACTTTTCGAAGGTGTATTAAAAGCAGTGAGAAAATGGGGAACAGAAGATAATTTGATGTTTGTGGTTGGCGCTACTAAAGCTGAAATGCTGAAGCAAATTAGGGATATTGTTCCGCATCACTTTCTATTAGTGCCTGGGGTTGGCGCACAAGGCGGAAGTTTGCATGAAGTTGCTGAGCATGGATTTAATAGTCATGTAGGCTTATTGGTTAACTCCTCTCGAGGAATTATTTATGCTGGCCATGGAAAAGATTTTGCTAATAAAGCTAGAACAGAAGCCAAGAAATTACAACGTGAAATGGAAGAGATTTTAGCTCGTAAATTATAA
- the prfA gene encoding peptide chain release factor 1 encodes MLDKLGALRTRYDEIGEQMTDPDVISDMKRFVQLNKDYKELQPIVVAYEEYKNIVENIESSKEIIKTESDEDFLAMAKEELSELNSRKEELEEEIRVLLIPKDPTDEKNAILEIRAGAGGDEASIFAGDLFRMYQKYCDTKGWKFETVDVTEGTVGGFKEIIINVSGKDVYGTLKYESGVHRVQRIPQTETQGRVHTSAATVAILPEAEEFDIDLKKEDIKRDEYCSSGPGGQSVNTTYSAIRLTHIPTGIVVTCQDQKSKLKNLDKAMAVLRSRIYEREHQKYMDEISAQRKTMVSTGDRSAKIRTYNYPQGRVTDHRIGLTLYNLSNIVDGDIQEIIDKLQMAENAERLKEQENSL; translated from the coding sequence ATGTTAGATAAATTAGGTGCCTTAAGGACCAGATACGATGAAATAGGTGAACAAATGACCGACCCTGATGTGATATCAGACATGAAGCGTTTTGTTCAGCTCAATAAAGATTATAAAGAATTACAGCCCATTGTTGTGGCTTACGAAGAATATAAAAATATAGTCGAGAATATAGAGTCTTCAAAAGAGATAATAAAAACGGAGTCTGATGAGGATTTTTTGGCCATGGCCAAAGAAGAATTATCTGAACTCAATAGCAGAAAAGAAGAATTAGAAGAAGAAATTAGAGTTCTTCTCATCCCTAAAGATCCAACCGATGAAAAGAATGCCATTCTTGAAATTCGTGCTGGAGCTGGTGGAGATGAAGCTAGTATATTTGCAGGCGATTTATTCCGTATGTATCAGAAATACTGTGATACCAAAGGATGGAAATTCGAGACTGTAGATGTTACGGAAGGTACTGTTGGAGGATTCAAGGAAATCATCATCAATGTGAGTGGGAAAGATGTTTATGGTACCTTAAAATATGAATCAGGAGTACATCGAGTTCAACGAATACCTCAAACCGAAACTCAAGGTCGCGTTCATACTTCTGCTGCTACTGTTGCTATTTTACCAGAGGCTGAAGAGTTTGATATTGATTTGAAAAAAGAAGATATTAAGAGAGACGAGTATTGTTCTTCTGGTCCTGGTGGCCAATCGGTAAATACCACATACTCTGCTATCCGATTAACTCACATCCCTACCGGAATCGTGGTGACTTGTCAGGATCAGAAATCAAAACTGAAAAACCTTGACAAAGCCATGGCCGTGCTTCGTTCTAGAATTTATGAGCGTGAACACCAAAAATATATGGATGAGATTTCTGCTCAACGAAAAACCATGGTAAGTACTGGTGACCGTTCTGCTAAAATTAGAACATATAATTATCCGCAAGGTAGAGTAACGGACCATAGAATTGGCCTTACTTTATATAACTTGAGTAATATTGTTGATGGTGACATTCAAGAAATCATTGACAAATTACAAATGGCTGAAAATGCTGAAAGACTAAAAGAACAAGAAAACTCTTTATAA
- a CDS encoding aldo/keto reductase family oxidoreductase has protein sequence MTKEQLKLSPIVHGHWRLADWKLSPQELLTLTEQCIELGITSFDHADIYGNYSCEALFGDALKLKPELRENIQIISKCGIKLNSDKFPERKLKVYDYSYDYIMDSVHQSLKNLNTKHLDLLLLHRPAPFFQPEEAAKAFSELKAQGKVRQFGVSNFSILQFEMLQKYCDMDLVSNQVEISPYCLEHFENGNMDFFVKEKIQPMAWSPLAGGMLFNPSNPKSVNVRQALIQVAMELQIASIDVIAYAWLMKHPAQVIPIVGSGKLRRIKTAVEAQSIEMNMEQWYRIYIAAYGEELP, from the coding sequence ATGACTAAAGAACAACTCAAACTCTCTCCTATTGTTCATGGACATTGGAGATTAGCCGACTGGAAACTCAGTCCGCAAGAACTCTTAACACTCACCGAGCAATGCATAGAATTAGGCATCACCAGCTTTGACCATGCTGATATCTATGGTAATTATAGTTGTGAAGCCCTTTTTGGTGATGCGCTTAAATTAAAACCAGAATTAAGAGAGAATATACAAATCATCAGTAAATGCGGTATTAAACTGAATTCTGATAAATTCCCCGAAAGAAAACTGAAAGTCTATGATTATTCCTATGACTATATCATGGATTCAGTTCATCAATCACTAAAGAACTTAAATACTAAACATCTCGATTTACTCCTTTTACATCGTCCGGCTCCCTTTTTCCAACCTGAAGAAGCTGCGAAAGCCTTTTCTGAACTTAAAGCACAAGGAAAAGTGAGACAATTTGGAGTAAGTAATTTTAGCATCCTCCAATTCGAAATGTTGCAAAAGTATTGTGATATGGATTTAGTAAGCAATCAAGTTGAAATCTCTCCCTATTGTTTAGAGCATTTTGAGAATGGGAATATGGACTTCTTTGTGAAAGAAAAAATTCAGCCTATGGCATGGTCACCCCTAGCTGGAGGAATGCTATTCAACCCTAGTAATCCCAAAAGCGTTAATGTAAGACAGGCTTTAATACAAGTGGCCATGGAATTGCAAATTGCCTCCATTGATGTGATAGCCTATGCGTGGTTAATGAAGCATCCTGCTCAGGTGATTCCTATAGTAGGTTCAGGAAAGCTGAGAAGAATAAAAACCGCTGTTGAAGCTCAAAGCATAGAAATGAATATGGAACAATGGTATCGTATTTATATTGCTGCTTATGGCGAGGAATTACCATAA